The Rhopalosiphum maidis isolate BTI-1 chromosome 4, ASM367621v3, whole genome shotgun sequence region tgaaataaaaagaaatatacgaCTATTACAACTTGAGTCCtaacggaaaaaaatattattgtacacaagTTCTATactctttaaaatttataatgcaaTGTAATCAAGTAGGTAGGTTATAGATTTTActatctttttattatattattgtgaataaatactttaaaatgcaCACAGTAGAGTTACAACAATTGTACATTTGTGATTTGTACCTATCTACGTATCTACGAGTATCTTAATTATTGAGTATTGACTATTAAGATAACGAATTACAcaccgtaatattataacctaataattctaaaaccACACTTAAATTACCCATGAGAATAGTGATTAAAGGCTGCCACTTCAATCTTGGTAAAAGTTGATGGCGAAAAATTCAAGAAATCGGTTAGTCGTCAGAAAATAGGGATTAATTTTCCTAAAAAGGTTTGAATATTCTATTCAAACCTtcccaatattttttaatttattgaagtcataaataattttgttatgtaatatttttatattaaaatcaaaagtacTCGATAGAACAGAAATATATAGACGAAAGACGATGtatgaaatatcaaatatgaataacatttattgctaaatgaaaatttaaatgcatatcaAAATGGATAAATCTCTaagattgaatttataaaaatagtttcattGAACGTATTAACATAATGCCcactatataattgtttaaactttgtattattatacattttaaatataataataggtataatgtaatgtttaattttatatttatttttgattatatcgATAacgtgaattattattattatcattgatattttgataatattaaatactatttataatcaatgcccaatggtattattaaatgtttatataatattgttatgttaattacaacaatgttgatttttataactactttagtcaaaaaaataatgtttttattctcTCGAGGTAGTAGCAGATTTTCAGAAACAATTTTTGCGGGGGAAtcctgaaaaataataaataaaaattataatttataatattatataagcgtCTGGGAGTCCTGTAGAGTTCCAGACCTCATGAATCCCCATCCGCCTGACTCAGGCGGCCTGAGGCCCAGAGGCCTGAGAGGATTAATTCCGACAACCATCTCCATATGTAAATCACTATTAGTTACTGGTATTAGTAAAAACAttgattgtaattatttattacaaaaatgtataatcagtGGTAATACATTAAGGGTTTGGAAGTTATAGgagctaaaaaaaaagaaaaatatgcacgacaaatcataaaatatgcatgaaaaatataaaataataaaaaattatccaaaattcATTAtgcaaaaacatattattattaatatatacaaaactattatataaacctAAATTAgaaagaaaattgtattattgtaaataaaaaaaataattaaaaaatatgtttttattatttttgaagttttttaaaaaatcaagaaatatacaattttttctttaaaatcgacgaattattcaattatgcaaaatatacattttttaattttcaatttttaaactcaACATATTGTATAGCTCGAATTTCTAGCTTGGTCTGCTATAAGTCGAGAGCatatacagaatataatatgcaactgCTATAActagtataacttataaaccctagtaataactaataaaatataatatctactttTTTGCTCTCACTCCGCCACAACCTATATAAATCCAGCGACCACCAGGTCATTTTACGTCAGCAGTCTTAAATCTCAAATCTAACATTTcaattcataatttacatCTTTGCATTTCTATGATATCTTACATGAAGGTTAGTCTAGTCATATACACGTATGTTATGACTGTTATTTCATCTGTTTATGGCAGTATCGGGTCACCCTGGCAAAATAATCAGGTGATTGGAGCAATAAATTTGGcgcacttaaaaaataaaaattaaaaattataatattatattaatatattataatttgagacGGCAGAAAATTTCCTGCTTGTAAGCGACAAATAGCTTAATCCACCACTGGTTTAAGGAAAAAGagcaaatatttcatatattataatacttgaaattttattttattatgttaatcgtGTAAACTGTaaagtagtataatatgttttcgacttgttactatattattatacataattgtaatttaaagttgatatcttacaaaaagtattaacttattttaaaatactgttaaaaattaattgtaataagcTATTCCCggcaatatttaatactggCATTAgcgaaattcaatttttacagcaacaattattgttagaacaaataaaatgtgtgaTATTTAAGGATCTTTAGAAAACTGTCCTATTTGTTTGTATGTTAATAAACAATTCTAGTTGTtaactttgaaattattaattgtaaataatttattttagttattttttatcattatttgaaacgctatagctataaaaaatatcataataagtacaacaaataataattcgagGATAGAGAAGTAAATTGTATATGGGTTGGTGGCGGGGCAATAATAAGTACTAACAATTTATAGATGTAATAGAAAATAGAATTACCTTACTATTAGTGATATCATGTTAATGcaacattattaaaacgataatattaattgatcttCGATCTGAAGGATGGATTTAGATTCAATCGGAaatagtacaaatatttaatttttctgaatatattgtctcaaaaaatgtaatatccatttaaatttacaattgtatttttattttttaaataataataggtaaaatataaaaccaatataccaaatactaaaaaattttgttCTCTATAACTATTGAAGACGTGGGTGCAATAACCAGacatctacatttttttttggaaatcacttttttgtatttgtatataaaataatatcaaattttattcattaataaaaaaaaaatccgcgTCAATTGGTACAACAACCAGACAAAtccgatataataaaaatggagatgtctgttttattttttacaacgattttgataataggtgattttattttaagattattaaaaattataaaaaatttttacgtGAATAGGTTTTATCTATGTTGCTCGTGGATCTGGGAAATACAACAAATATCGTGCAGACTGTCTCTTAAATTACCAACAATATATGGTTGTTGGTTAAATAgagcatttttataaattattatcaattaagaatttaagacttattttcaatagatttcagaatatataataaacgtgtAATTTGAAAATCCAAGTATGGAAAATCGTTTTTCAAAGCTTCTACGACACTTATTAAATCAGAATTTTTCTTCCATTCGTCTGAAAATTCATCATCCAttttcaattcattttttatcagtaaACGGTAGTGTCCTTTTTTAACCGCATCCAAAAATTTAGCATAGTTTTGTTTGTAgcttaatatatgaatattctaaaaaaaagtaaatacaattatgaattagtattatgagaacattattacaaaatgaacttaactaacaaattaattaatatgtatatttatataaatggttTATAAAAGATAGTTTATATGGGTATcccaatttatttctatttacatgcatataataaactttattttattttaaacacaataatggGACATGGTGATGCCATGACGATGGTCAGAGATTGGACAGggaatatttaagataaattttaatcaacttGTTGAATGTCGAGGGCTTGCATTTAATTTCCTAACTAATACCtttgtatagattttaaattaaaattacgatttgttcacaaattaaaacatagCTTTAATGGCATCGAAGTATACCTTAATAAGAAAAACCCAGTAGAACACCCACCAAGcccataatttgaattaatcaaATTGCAACATTTATGGTAAGTCTATTATGctacattatacttatacaaatctatatattaatatgcaagcatttattttgtcaaaccAATTACTTCGtttataagcatataataatagaggAATATTAGATACTTAAGATGTATCATTAGAAAGGTATTATTGTCAAgtagttgtataaaaaaaagaaaatacacAGTGGCTACATTTTTCCCTATTAAATAAgtcagataatattaatgctcGACTTGGGATGAAGACGCAGATGGATGGATTACCCCAACTcatttttcagaaattttaGCGTATCTCTACTCTATACtactatttttaagaaaaacgcGTATGGGACGCTTCATCATTCTGTACTATCTACATAGCTTTTCGCTGATTTAGTGATTTGTTAAgtaatgttcaaaatatttatacggtATAGAAATCATAAAGCATTTGTACAACCATGGAGAGAGGAGTTAGGCGTTATATCCCCTTcttgaaaataaatcttaattgCGTTACtgccttattttaaatacctactatctaatatctaaataactaAGCTTAACGACttgtaacatacattttaagaaaaatacacactttaatttttgtagcTCCAATGTCTTCGATATTCCTTaagatatcattaatattcttttgaatatcaatcatattattatttaaatatgtaagttTGTTATCcaatttcattttatcattttctaaaacaCTTATATTTGAATCTAACTTTTTGCATTCCTATAAAACAGTAAACAATTGTTAATCGCAACTaaggttatatttaaatatattttattaaaaaaaagtatttttaaaagttataaatataaaattatcataatttacttagtacctatattttattataattttctttaaaaataaattatgaaaaattcactattaaatgaaaaataaattcatagtttaatcatttatagcAGTGTTTCACTATTTCTCAACCTTTTTTATAATGACGACTCAGATATTTACTGGATGTTGGGTATTCAATccccagtaaaaaaaaaattgcataggtattcttatatattagtatcgATAAAGTTGTCTAATTAGTTTACAAACACCACAATTCATGACTCGTCAAAAGTATTTTACGACCTATAGGTTGGAGAACAatgatttatagtatttttgataGGTcactgattaaaaaaaaatgtttaataaacattcaaatattttttataataattcattgatttcaagaatttaatttaattaaagaaaatctagtaaatttgtgattttatatacagacccaataattgtaaattttaagccattatattcaacaaataccaaacaataaaatataaacaaacataataatttaagtttaataataatacattagtaaaattacagttttaatttttttgatatttattcgtAAATAATCAAGCTTCttcaaaaatttttgtttagctTCATTTTTTCCCTTTAAACGAATATCCTTGGCTgctactttattataaattgtttcacGCCTTGATATGCATACTTCTAAatctaacattattttttccaatattttttttaattgactttctcttatctataaaaaaataatatgtatgtatcaaaaactttatttattataatttataatgattcatTTTACCTGCATTCTAtgaatttcatttttcataatatcaatatcacCTAAATCACcttctttgtttttaatttcttttttaatttcaatgagTAATTGAAGTTTGGTATCCCATGTTTTACTTTCACATTGTTTTTCcagacatacattttttaattcattcaattcattttttaataacttcaatTGATCTATATATTCtaaacacaatttttcattttcctaaaacaaattatatagtactatgggagataaacaataaacattcgtatataataataaatataatttacaaattaaacataaacaacTACGTAAATAGTTACGTAAAAATTTACCATACaactatatacaaatacatactattttaattaattataaaattgtgattTTGAGTTAAGTTTTTACatagatacatataatgttcgttatatttaaatgtttgaagtTTTAAACTACTGTGAAACTTCTATATTAGAAAGTCTCatggtaacaaaaaaaaatgtattaatagaaGTTCGTTAAATAGAATTACATACATCCGTGGCGTATATAGGAATAATTTAGgggtgattattatattacgttaatTTTTGAGGCAGGATCACAGTTTGCAACGTGTGccgtattaacaataaattttgaGGGGGTGACCCCCACTCTATGTACACCACTGCATATATTtggttaaatttcaaaaatatgtttttaaatggaaGTTTCACTGTAGGTATTAGCATatgttagtaaatatttatatatttgtatggatAATTGGGCAAAACATTACTTATTCTAGTGTTCACATTAACCTTTAATTCAGCTAAATAAGAACACTGAATCCATTCATTTTCATTCAAAAGCATACTACTCTTCCCTTTATTTTGGCTAAATTGTTCATTAAGTTTCAACATTGTATTTCTCATATTTGTAAGTGTTTGTTTATACTGATAAACTTCTTTGGATAAAGATGCAATTTCTTTatctagttttttattttttgtttccatTACTAAATCatctgaaatatttatttatttagatagatagttttaaaaataaatataataacaaggtGCATTTAAACAGGAAAAGGCGATATAAATAACAGactaaagaatataataaaaaataattcatgtttAAAGCGTAATggtataattacaaaacatttaatataaagttagaattgaataaatcaatttGGATATCACTAGATAATCACATAGTTGTATTGTTTAGAAGATAATAGGAttagtaaaagttttataCGTTTTACATAGCattaatgacaatttttttgaaatattaaaataataatgtttatcgaAATTTGAAGTATTGTGTCAACCACCTGATAAAGCAAAatgttatctaaataataataattatggagAAATGGACTTGGAACGCGATTGCAAGATTGCGATTGCATTATTTTGCACATTGCACTTAATATTTAAcgataaattgttttgtttacacTAAAGGCGGGTTTAAGGTAGGGAAATCAAAGATTCcacaatagatataatattgttttaatttttttttgtacataagtaaattaaacatatcgATGTATTTTGCTTTATTGGTTTAGAATTAAGGTATAGGTTAAGTAGTAAACcaaattaatttgtgttttatcatgtattgtaacattttcataattgCATTATTGAAAACAAGATGAATGAATAGCAAAACCAAGTTTTACATCTTTAAAAtgctaaatcaaaataaaatgttcgaaaaattaaaaaatagataaaatataactgcAACTACATGTGTAGTATGTatcaatatctaatattataatactataaacattaaataatatagatataataaggcttttaatgcattttcaaattttaatactataacaatTGCTATTTGTATTAGCTAAAACCTCCAAAAATGAATCaagacattttcaaaatcttaaaaaattttcaagcCATTTTTACAGCCAATATatctgtattaataaaaatactttttgccTATTGTAAAAGAATctgcttaatttttaagataccttaaatattaattcaaggacttagttttattttattttattgtacatgtacatattacatataggtaggtaccaaagaaatattttgtttttttacaattcaaattttttgtatattatttataatttttaatagcaaacatttttaagattaattaggtatattcgatttgtatgaaaaaaatgtctgtTAACTTCACTGAATACCTCTATATTATGTTCTGTAATAAATACTAAGTATAGGtagttatgaaattattaaatgtaacagCGAGTAAAGTAATGTCTTTTGTTAAGGAtgagtaatttatattcaactgAGTTCTTTGAGGAAGTGACGTTAATACGTTCAATGGTTTGGCGAACTTTAAACCGTGGTTAAATGGTTTATTGCCGTTAGACATACAATAGAAAACTATCGAGCAAAATAATTtagctaatataatatctttaactCCAATTAaaagacaatttttataagatataatacttGGGATAggaatgaattattttattaagaagattcaaaatagtttagtattagaatttataaaattttgaatttcaaaaatatgagttttataatctaatttggatcgaaattttaatttagtacgtAAATTgggaaaattattgtaatttatttaaaaaagagtGTATGAAGTTTGAATATCGTATGagcaattttttctttataaattataaattcctcaAAATCGAACTAAACCATAAAGGATGTttactactaaaatatatatttatatttttctcataatacctaactaacaataatttaaaaaatattataataaaagtcatTGATCGAAcccttaatataaaatacattaaacataagatttaaattaataattagataatgataaccttataatataataatcataaacagtataatttaaatacaaaggTTCAAAcggttcaatattttcaaagatagGAAGTTTAATTAGTAGAACTggatgatattatacaattatatattatatattatatagtatataagatGTAATCTATTGAAATCAAAGTGAATAGTTCACATACAAAATCTGAATTAGATAATAGAATGTTGgagatttgtataattttattgtattaaaaaagataagaaaaaataactaatacctaccgacatattttataattcgttTTTACCAAAGTGAAAAACagcttcattttttatttaaagaccGTTACtgaataattagaaaattataattacttaataatataattaagatcTTAAGTAATTcataatgacaatattattaaaaaaaatatcgagtaattaaagtaacaaatttagtatttaaacaaCAGACAttcttatagaataaaatataaatataattgcttTGAATTAACATTgggttttatttgttatttgagGTGGCAAGTagatttattagatatattaaaatatttaataaattaattaatttaacttgcaGTGGTATTTGgtgtttctattatttaacTCATAAATTACACTTTTTAGGGGATTTCATTTTAGAAACGTTCCATTAATTGATACacttagacattttaaattaattgtaaaaccaccaaaataaaaactaatctaTTATTAACTCAATATACCATTAAGaaattattcacattttttaattgttgataCTTCTTTATTCGAATTGGATAacaatatagatttattataccCGACTTTATGTGAAACATTGTGGTTTTTGTTAGCCAGAATTTCTTCAAATTGCTTAGAAATAGTatcaaatataggtactatgcaGTTACCATCAACATCAGTAAATTTTTGACATGAAATCAATTTAGGCGATAAGTTAATTTCGAATGGATATCAtttcattgatttattatatgattttgtcCAATTTATCTGATAAATTGATGTaatccattttttatttatttatttaatttaaattcatatacatATGAATACTGGTCCCAGTGCCCCATTTAGAAGACTCGTGTGGGGgcctaatataataacattatagatgattcgtataatttatattacattaacattaaataatgactATCGTAGAAATAATTTGGTGACAAGCACGTATAAAAGATGATTTTTAGGCATGCTCACCCCattattatgcttaaattatgcatatattcaaattctgatttttacatagtttcaagttgttaaaaaacaacgtttttattaaatattttttacccttaattttattgaatgacaacatagagttttaatttcatattgcaaagcagaataattttctaagtttttaatacataaaaatcgaattttgggCTAAtggtttatgagttataagtatttaaagtttagatgcgCGGTGTGGAATGGCACGGGGTTAGGTACCCCGAAAAATatttgtccactactccgcttgttaaaactttaaatatgtataactcataaactactcaccctaaattttgattttttatgtatcaaaatatttagaaaattattctgctttggaatatgaaattaaaactctatgttgtcgttcaaaaaaattaaaggtaaaaaatatttaataaaaacgttgtttttaaacaacttgaaactgtgtaaaaatcagaatatgaataaatgcataatttaagCATAGAAAGGGGGTAAGCATGCTTAAAAAATCACcttctatatgtataataatgaattaattgatAAGTACAGAAGTGAGAAGTCGGTGCAATGGTTAGAGCACTTGTTTATTGCATAGACCAGCGGTTCCCAACCTTTTTAGTTGGGAGGACCACTAATCTTGTAAAAAAATCTCTGAGGCTCACTAATGATTAATAGCACAcctatatacgtgtatatatatatatgtataatattattaggtatataataaaaatagacaataatattattttaaataaatacgttattaatgttaatattatatggttcaCGGCCCATGGGTTGGGAACTGCtgggttaaaataatatatttaataa contains the following coding sequences:
- the LOC113549811 gene encoding coiled-coil domain-containing protein 40-like yields the protein MKNEIHRMQIRESQLKKILEKIMLDLEVCISRRETIYNKVAAKDIRLKGKNEAKQKFLKKLDYLRINIKKIKTECKKLDSNISVLENDKMKLDNKLTYLNNNMIDIQKNINDILRNIEDIGATKIKNIHILSYKQNYAKFLDAVKKGHYRLLIKNELKMDDEFSDEWKKNSDLISVVEALKNDFPYLDFQITRLLYILKSIENKS